A genomic segment from Orientia tsutsugamushi str. Boryong encodes:
- the topA gene encoding type I DNA topoisomerase, with product MKLLIVESPAKAKTINKYLGSDFQVVASYGHVRDLLAKAGSVLPEQDFLIKYEINPKSTRHIKTICDLAKKSECIYLATDPDREGESISWHIVEVLKEKKIFANFKRIIFNEITKKAIGDALQQPRDINLNLVNAQQARRSLDYLVGFSLSPLLWRKLPGCKSAGRVQSVGLRLICEREEEISKFISQEYWNIHIDMISNKDEIVTAKLIEFDGNKLEKFSITNQSQAQDIVKNIENQQFKVIDITRKQRKKSPPPPFITSSLQQEAAGKLGFTAKKTMTIAQKLYEGIDLNNESTALITYMRTDSVMLSKDFIDETRNFISSSFGNNYLPRQIRAFKSKVKNAQEAHEAIRPININLTPELLLNKIEKDYLKLYELIWQRTVACQMENVILNLESINFASFNQLHVAKATGSTIAFDGFYKVYKEINDEEENKKLLPNLSQNEVMQVKNILPKQHFTEPPPRYSEATLVKTLEDLGIGRPSTYATIISVLQERDYVILDQKRFIPQNKGRLVTAFLTAFFKKYVEYDFTAKLEDQLDSIAKGMIGWQEILKNFWTGFNNNVQEIEQYKITDIIPQIETLLSNFLFPVQNGETDHKLCTLCKVGKLSLKLSKYGAFLACNNYPSCNFTRNIAAAFENNDNLPKGKNNKAIGYSDDMQKTIYLKEGPFGWYIQAGEDSTNKNDKPKRVPISVISSSPQDITLETAVKLLALPKVIGLNPNTNKEITVAVGRYGPYLKHDGKFISIPKNYDYLNLSINDCIKIITSPSSQLRKAKKDAPTNSDKVAKSKS from the coding sequence ATGAAATTATTAATTGTAGAATCTCCAGCAAAGGCTAAAACCATAAATAAATATTTAGGTTCAGACTTTCAAGTAGTAGCATCTTATGGGCACGTAAGAGATCTACTTGCAAAAGCAGGATCAGTACTGCCAGAGCAAGATTTTTTAATTAAATACGAAATTAATCCAAAATCCACTCGACATATTAAAACCATTTGTGATCTTGCTAAAAAATCAGAATGTATTTATTTAGCAACTGACCCTGATCGAGAAGGAGAATCAATTTCTTGGCATATCGTAGAAGTACTAAAAGAAAAAAAGATTTTTGCTAATTTTAAAAGAATAATATTTAATGAAATTACTAAAAAAGCTATAGGTGATGCACTACAACAGCCACGCGATATTAATTTAAACTTAGTAAATGCTCAACAAGCTAGACGATCATTAGACTATCTAGTAGGATTTAGCCTTTCTCCTTTGCTATGGCGTAAATTACCAGGCTGTAAGTCAGCTGGACGAGTACAATCTGTAGGACTCAGGCTAATTTGTGAACGCGAAGAAGAAATATCAAAATTTATATCTCAAGAATATTGGAATATTCACATTGATATGATTAGCAACAAAGATGAAATAGTAACAGCAAAACTAATAGAATTTGATGGCAATAAATTAGAAAAGTTCTCCATCACTAATCAATCCCAAGCTCAAGACATCGTTAAGAATATTGAAAATCAACAATTCAAAGTTATTGACATTACCAGAAAACAAAGAAAAAAATCCCCTCCTCCACCATTTATTACTTCTTCCTTACAACAAGAAGCCGCTGGTAAATTAGGATTTACAGCTAAAAAAACTATGACTATTGCTCAAAAGCTTTATGAAGGAATTGATCTAAATAATGAATCTACTGCTCTGATTACATATATGAGAACTGATAGTGTAATGCTGTCTAAAGATTTCATTGATGAAACTAGAAACTTTATTAGTTCAAGCTTTGGTAATAATTATTTACCTAGACAAATTAGAGCATTTAAATCAAAAGTTAAAAATGCGCAAGAAGCTCATGAAGCTATTAGACCTATTAACATTAACTTAACACCAGAGTTGCTATTAAACAAAATTGAAAAAGATTATCTAAAATTATATGAATTAATTTGGCAACGTACAGTAGCTTGCCAAATGGAAAATGTAATTCTAAACTTAGAATCAATTAATTTTGCTAGTTTTAATCAACTACATGTAGCTAAAGCTACTGGTTCAACCATAGCTTTTGATGGTTTCTATAAAGTTTACAAAGAAATTAATGACGAAGAAGAAAATAAAAAACTACTACCTAATCTAAGCCAAAATGAAGTGATGCAAGTAAAAAATATTTTGCCAAAACAACATTTTACTGAACCTCCTCCTCGTTATTCTGAGGCTACACTAGTCAAAACCCTCGAAGATCTTGGCATTGGTAGACCATCAACATACGCCACAATTATATCTGTATTACAAGAAAGAGATTATGTTATTCTAGACCAAAAACGTTTCATACCACAAAATAAAGGAAGGTTAGTTACAGCATTCTTAACTGCATTTTTTAAAAAGTATGTTGAATATGACTTTACAGCTAAGCTTGAGGACCAACTTGATAGCATTGCTAAAGGAATGATTGGATGGCAAGAAATACTCAAAAATTTTTGGACTGGATTTAATAATAACGTACAAGAAATAGAGCAATATAAAATTACAGATATAATACCTCAGATAGAAACCTTATTATCTAACTTTCTATTTCCAGTCCAAAATGGTGAAACTGATCATAAATTGTGTACCCTCTGCAAAGTAGGTAAGTTATCATTAAAACTAAGCAAATATGGAGCATTTTTAGCCTGCAATAATTACCCTAGCTGTAATTTTACTCGCAATATTGCAGCTGCTTTTGAAAATAATGATAATCTACCTAAAGGTAAAAATAATAAAGCAATTGGTTACTCAGATGATATGCAAAAAACAATATACCTTAAAGAAGGGCCTTTTGGTTGGTATATTCAAGCAGGAGAAGATAGTACTAATAAAAATGATAAGCCAAAAAGAGTGCCAATATCTGTAATTAGCAGTAGTCCACAGGATATAACATTAGAAACAGCAGTAAAATTGCTTGCATTACCTAAAGTAATTGGATTAAATCCCAATACTAACAAAGAAATCACTGTAGCTGTTGGCAGATATGGTCCATACTTGAAACACGATGGAAAGTTTATTTCAATACCCAAAAATTATGATTATCTTAATTTATCAATTAATGACTGCATAAAAATAATTACAAGCCCTTCATCTCAATTACGCAAAGCAAAAAAAGATGCACCTACTAACTCTGATAAAGTTGCTAAATCAAAATCTTAA
- the mdh gene encoding malate dehydrogenase, producing the protein MSYKAKISIIGAGNVGATLAHLIAVKELGDIVIVDKTKAVAQGKALDISQSMGIGKSCINITGTNNYQEIQDSNVIIVTAGIARKPGMSRNDLVNTNAQIMIDIATQIKYYSSNAFVIVVTNPLDAMVWVMQKNLGFDHQKVIGMAGVLDSIRFKYFLSQEFGVSINNVNAMVLGGHGDTMIPLVKYSTIAGIPIMELVKMGWSTKERIDQIVQRTRDGGKEIVSLLQKSSAYYAPAAATMTMVESYLKDQKQILACSVYVENYYSIKSEGLYIGMPVVIGKNGVEKIIKLELTEIEQHAFTQSVNAVRELITTVQEL; encoded by the coding sequence ATGAGCTATAAAGCAAAAATTTCCATAATAGGAGCAGGCAATGTTGGAGCAACATTAGCTCATTTAATCGCTGTTAAGGAGTTAGGTGATATAGTAATAGTAGATAAAACCAAAGCAGTTGCTCAAGGTAAAGCTTTAGATATATCACAAAGTATGGGTATTGGTAAATCTTGTATTAATATAACTGGCACTAATAATTATCAAGAAATTCAAGATTCAAATGTTATTATAGTAACTGCTGGTATAGCTAGAAAACCTGGAATGTCCAGAAATGATCTAGTTAATACTAATGCTCAAATAATGATAGATATAGCAACTCAAATTAAATACTACTCTTCAAATGCTTTTGTTATTGTCGTTACCAACCCACTAGATGCTATGGTCTGGGTTATGCAGAAAAACTTAGGCTTTGATCATCAAAAGGTAATAGGAATGGCTGGAGTACTTGACTCAATTAGATTTAAGTACTTCTTAAGCCAAGAGTTTGGCGTATCAATTAATAACGTTAATGCTATGGTATTAGGTGGCCATGGTGATACTATGATACCGTTAGTAAAATACTCAACAATAGCAGGTATACCAATCATGGAACTAGTAAAAATGGGATGGAGCACCAAAGAAAGAATTGATCAAATAGTACAAAGAACTAGAGATGGAGGAAAAGAAATAGTTAGTCTCCTACAAAAAAGTTCAGCATATTATGCTCCAGCAGCAGCTACAATGACAATGGTTGAAAGCTATTTAAAGGATCAGAAACAAATTTTAGCATGTTCAGTTTATGTTGAAAATTATTATAGTATAAAATCAGAAGGTTTATATATTGGCATGCCAGTAGTAATAGGGAAAAATGGAGTTGAAAAAATTATCAAACTTGAATTAACTGAGATAGAACAGCATGCTTTTACACAATCAGTTAATGCAGTTAGAGAATTAATTACTACTGTTCAAGAATTATAA
- the rimM gene encoding ribosome maturation factor RimM (Essential for efficient processing of 16S rRNA), producing MSSESKLIPIGIISSPYGIRGQVAIKSFTDPASNILNYELKDYRKNIIKIHSAKILSKKIICNIDQIVTRTAAEQLTRTKLYIYKHELPQLPDSEYYVANLNGIKVKNLEGEIIGKINNICNYNAGDIIEVVYNDGKKIMYPFTNEIFPQITEDFVVIVPPEFI from the coding sequence ATGTCAAGTGAAAGTAAATTGATTCCTATTGGAATCATATCATCTCCTTATGGAATTAGAGGACAGGTAGCCATTAAATCTTTTACTGATCCTGCTAGTAATATTTTAAACTATGAATTAAAAGATTATCGTAAAAATATTATAAAAATTCACTCAGCCAAAATACTATCTAAAAAAATTATATGTAATATTGATCAAATTGTAACCCGTACAGCAGCTGAGCAGTTAACACGTACAAAACTATATATTTATAAGCATGAACTACCACAATTACCAGACTCAGAATATTATGTTGCAAATCTTAATGGAATAAAAGTCAAGAACCTAGAAGGAGAAATAATTGGTAAAATTAATAATATCTGTAATTATAATGCAGGCGATATTATTGAAGTAGTATATAATGACGGAAAAAAGATTATGTATCCATTTACTAATGAAATATTTCCTCAAATAACAGAAGACTTTGTTGTTATAGTACCACCTGAATTCATATAG
- a CDS encoding AsmA family protein, whose translation MRKKIYFFTIALLLFIGSILSIYLFNYNRLSKQVQQFVLSNKKLSFNTNLEFKNFPVPQVCVDNLSVDNKHFLIKKVKIYFSPLSLLIFQPVISHLVIEDANIMIDRPRFDYMINLIDSIYEFLPGSYDIQMKNVNCINSNGNIIRTVNELSANLMNGHYQIQGVFDGIHKVKGVLPCENQQEINLDFSSVNYAFTFKGVLNKHQLPVGNCKLLVKDLSSFINSYYYDIDSILTKFNTNEHVEIIFDTEITDQMMSIKNLKINSDSIEAVGTLTFFNDTHTADVISIAFNKLIMNQLFSGNGSSNIASFQSKKTMSIPTTDSNIAITAKEVIICDEKLTNISFISEVRDQIMNISNFSGVINSGGNFQMVGTVKQNQYRSLFEGQVKLEHRNINDLLSLLNLKNIAVNEVQPMLFESNVRSTIIDHQLYDINMQIGKARVQGSMYNKSIGNNLSRIYTRLTLFDFNFDKSNYPLISSLLEYYQSLGTGIEEHNYLMKFVPLNTINYNACFFLNFKSVTFKGRKTPNKLAVLVYLSPGQINIDNFYYGDEKNHLIGKASLYTKDIKPRIDIAIDKGELYLNTDNSQLFDNMKKIINKLKYNKVVVNLNTNLQKFSYNDKLIQDFISKFSVQDSIIQVKDINCRIDNGEFQAKGSILMSPLAMTLVYAYNSFYIPTFSFILQDKESFLPKGFASMQGTITTNGENLADIMNNFNVTAKFVAKDVEITDISLDYLIDRVTQNNYVYDNLKKDINIAANHGKTIFQTVEGDFQLHKNALQFSNYKLNTKQLNGEGTGLVRLDQSKLEFNSYLNINSTKNRNNVSNQKLYLKVNGSYDKPIKTIQFYH comes from the coding sequence ATGAGGAAAAAAATTTATTTTTTTACCATTGCCTTACTGCTATTTATAGGCTCAATACTATCAATATATTTATTTAACTATAATAGACTTTCGAAACAGGTACAACAATTTGTGCTATCAAATAAAAAATTGTCGTTTAATACTAATCTAGAGTTTAAAAATTTTCCAGTACCTCAAGTTTGTGTTGATAATTTATCTGTAGATAATAAGCATTTTCTTATAAAGAAAGTAAAGATATATTTTTCACCATTATCATTACTTATTTTTCAGCCTGTAATTTCGCATTTAGTAATTGAAGATGCTAATATTATGATTGATAGGCCAAGATTTGATTATATGATAAACCTAATTGATAGTATTTATGAATTTTTGCCTGGAAGCTATGATATACAAATGAAAAATGTTAACTGTATTAATAGTAATGGCAATATAATACGTACAGTTAATGAGTTATCAGCTAATTTAATGAATGGCCATTATCAGATTCAAGGTGTTTTTGATGGTATTCATAAAGTAAAAGGTGTACTTCCTTGTGAAAATCAACAAGAAATTAATCTAGATTTTTCTTCTGTAAATTATGCTTTTACATTTAAAGGGGTGTTAAATAAGCATCAATTACCAGTAGGTAATTGTAAATTGTTAGTTAAAGATCTATCCAGTTTTATTAATAGTTATTATTACGATATTGATTCTATATTAACTAAATTTAATACTAATGAGCATGTTGAAATAATTTTTGATACAGAGATTACAGACCAGATGATGTCAATTAAAAATCTAAAAATTAATTCAGATTCCATAGAAGCCGTAGGAACTCTCACTTTTTTTAATGATACACATACTGCTGATGTAATCAGTATAGCATTTAATAAGTTAATAATGAATCAATTATTTTCTGGTAACGGTAGTAGTAATATTGCTAGCTTTCAAAGCAAAAAAACAATGAGTATTCCTACTACTGATAGTAATATCGCAATTACTGCTAAGGAAGTTATTATATGTGATGAGAAGCTTACAAATATATCTTTTATTAGTGAAGTTAGAGACCAAATTATGAATATTAGTAATTTTTCTGGTGTAATTAATTCTGGTGGTAACTTTCAAATGGTTGGAACAGTAAAACAAAATCAATATAGGTCATTATTTGAAGGGCAAGTAAAATTAGAACATAGAAATATTAATGACTTGCTATCGCTATTGAATTTAAAAAATATAGCAGTAAATGAAGTACAACCTATGCTATTTGAAAGCAACGTTAGATCTACGATTATCGATCATCAGTTATACGATATAAATATGCAGATAGGAAAGGCTAGAGTTCAAGGTAGTATGTATAATAAGTCAATAGGTAACAATTTATCAAGGATTTATACTCGATTAACATTATTTGATTTTAACTTTGATAAATCAAATTACCCTCTAATTTCTTCACTATTAGAGTATTATCAAAGCTTGGGTACTGGCATTGAGGAACATAATTATTTGATGAAATTTGTTCCTTTAAATACTATTAATTATAATGCATGTTTTTTTTTAAATTTTAAGTCAGTTACTTTTAAAGGGCGGAAAACCCCTAACAAGCTTGCTGTACTAGTGTATTTATCTCCTGGGCAAATAAATATTGATAATTTCTATTATGGAGATGAAAAAAATCATCTTATAGGCAAAGCTAGTTTATATACTAAGGATATAAAGCCTAGAATTGATATTGCAATTGATAAAGGAGAGTTGTATCTCAATACTGATAACAGTCAGCTATTTGATAATATGAAAAAGATAATTAACAAGCTAAAATACAATAAGGTTGTTGTTAATTTAAATACTAATTTACAAAAATTTTCATATAATGATAAACTGATACAGGATTTCATATCAAAATTTTCGGTTCAAGACTCAATTATTCAGGTAAAGGATATTAATTGCCGTATTGATAATGGAGAGTTTCAAGCTAAAGGTAGTATATTAATGTCTCCGTTAGCCATGACATTAGTATATGCTTATAACTCGTTTTATATACCTACTTTTTCTTTTATTTTACAAGATAAAGAATCTTTCTTGCCAAAAGGGTTTGCCAGTATGCAAGGCACAATTACTACTAATGGAGAAAATTTAGCTGATATAATGAATAATTTCAATGTTACAGCTAAGTTTGTTGCCAAAGATGTTGAAATAACTGATATCTCACTTGATTATCTAATTGATAGGGTTACACAAAATAATTATGTGTATGATAACTTAAAGAAAGATATTAATATAGCTGCAAATCATGGTAAGACGATCTTTCAAACAGTAGAGGGGGATTTTCAGCTCCATAAGAATGCTTTACAGTTTAGTAACTATAAACTTAATACAAAACAGTTAAACGGGGAAGGGACAGGGCTAGTTAGGTTAGATCAGAGTAAATTAGAATTTAATTCTTACTTAAATATTAATAGTACTAAGAATAGAAATAATGTATCAAATCAAAAATTATATTTGAAGGTTAATGGTAGTTATGATAAACCTATTAAAACCATTCAATTTTATCACTAA
- the fmt gene encoding methionyl-tRNA formyltransferase, with translation MKIIFMGSPEFAIPALKELVLSKHNVIAVFTSKPKKRDRYLNIQRSPIHKLASALSIPVYTPDSLKTNDVQNLIATFDADVIVVAAYGLIIPKAILKMKKYGCINIHPSMLPKYRGAAPIQRTIINGEKETAVCIIQMDQGVDTGDIILCQKFHLAKNICFSELHDQCAKVGAKLVVKAINYIHTLPRIPQSQDRASYAHKLSKSESKINWYESAYTIDCKIRGMNPWPGTFFTHNNCNIKVLKAKIVNNSHNLQPGTVKIANNDKLLVACQEHFLELLSLQLPGRKELSSDQFLCGYHILPDTVLQ, from the coding sequence ATGAAAATAATTTTTATGGGAAGTCCAGAATTCGCTATACCAGCATTAAAGGAGCTTGTTTTATCGAAGCATAATGTAATAGCTGTCTTTACCAGCAAGCCTAAAAAGCGTGATCGCTATTTAAATATTCAAAGATCTCCCATACATAAGCTAGCTAGCGCTTTATCTATTCCTGTTTATACACCAGATAGTTTAAAAACCAATGATGTACAAAACTTGATAGCAACTTTTGATGCGGATGTAATTGTAGTTGCAGCTTATGGATTGATTATTCCTAAAGCAATTCTAAAAATGAAAAAATATGGATGTATTAATATTCATCCGTCAATGCTGCCAAAATATCGCGGTGCAGCACCAATACAACGCACTATTATTAATGGCGAAAAAGAAACTGCTGTTTGTATTATTCAGATGGATCAAGGAGTAGATACTGGAGATATAATACTGTGTCAAAAATTCCATTTAGCTAAAAATATTTGTTTCAGTGAACTGCATGATCAATGCGCTAAAGTTGGAGCTAAGTTGGTAGTAAAAGCAATAAACTATATTCATACATTACCACGTATTCCGCAATCGCAAGATAGAGCTTCTTATGCACATAAACTTTCTAAATCAGAAAGCAAAATTAATTGGTATGAAAGTGCTTATACCATAGATTGTAAAATTAGAGGTATGAACCCATGGCCAGGTACTTTTTTTACTCATAATAATTGCAACATTAAAGTTTTAAAAGCCAAAATTGTAAATAATAGCCATAATTTACAACCAGGAACCGTGAAAATAGCTAATAATGATAAATTATTGGTAGCATGTCAAGAACATTTCTTAGAACTATTATCATTACAGCTTCCTGGAAGAAAAGAACTGAGCTCTGATCAATTTTTATGTGGTTACCATATCTTACCAGATACTGTTTTACAATAA
- the def gene encoding peptide deformylase, with amino-acid sequence MSILSLVTAPDPILKKVSSPVDTVNDSIRQLIDDMLETMYHNHGVGLAAPQVAVSKRIIVLDLSKVDIEEDNITNSEYKYPLFMVNPIVKAISNQTVTAKEGCLSLPKQAIEVSRYHEIQVTYLDYYNKLKTLNAAGWLARAIQHEVDHLDGILLVDYLSNLKKEATLNTLSKIKDAAYDK; translated from the coding sequence ATGTCAATATTATCTCTGGTAACTGCTCCTGATCCTATTTTAAAGAAAGTATCATCTCCAGTTGATACTGTTAATGACAGCATTAGACAGCTTATAGATGATATGTTAGAAACTATGTATCACAATCATGGAGTAGGGTTAGCTGCACCACAAGTAGCAGTCTCAAAAAGAATTATAGTTCTTGATCTAAGTAAAGTTGATATTGAAGAAGACAATATAACCAACAGCGAATATAAGTATCCATTGTTTATGGTTAATCCTATTGTTAAAGCCATATCTAATCAAACAGTAACAGCAAAAGAAGGATGTTTATCATTACCAAAACAGGCTATTGAAGTATCTCGTTATCATGAAATTCAAGTAACTTATCTTGATTATTATAACAAGTTGAAAACACTTAATGCTGCAGGATGGTTAGCTAGGGCTATTCAGCATGAGGTAGATCATTTAGATGGTATTTTATTAGTTGACTATTTATCTAATCTAAAAAAAGAGGCTACCTTAAACACACTATCCAAAATTAAAGATGCGGCTTATGATAAATGA
- a CDS encoding DnaA N-terminal domain-containing protein, which translates to MAKALANELRNTDQANSGNFKFDNVEKFNKEKYLSQIETSTNLSKESQLKHKIAGSFEPDMAYKILTSCSFGPAVRTRFFVKLLKNITLTECDESKILQAVQDVYGYEIQELQVTPFEQLKTVSQKQINEEEYLLNLSKQLDSNSIWYKVRESLIKSYGQAIDKSWFSPLKVANEDNVNKKIFIKAKTEFEDSYIRGNYLKDFEYAFKAQGFSFELVKFE; encoded by the coding sequence ATGGCAAAAGCGTTAGCGAATGAATTACGAAATACTGATCAGGCAAATAGTGGCAACTTTAAGTTTGATAACGTAGAAAAATTTAATAAGGAAAAATATCTTTCTCAAATTGAAACAAGCACAAATCTTAGTAAGGAAAGCCAGTTGAAGCATAAAATTGCTGGTTCTTTTGAACCAGATATGGCTTATAAAATTTTGACTTCTTGTAGTTTTGGGCCAGCAGTTCGAACTAGGTTTTTTGTTAAGTTGCTTAAAAATATCACACTAACAGAATGTGATGAATCAAAGATATTACAAGCTGTACAAGATGTATATGGATACGAAATTCAAGAATTGCAAGTTACACCATTTGAGCAACTCAAAACTGTTTCACAGAAACAAATCAATGAAGAAGAGTATCTCTTGAATCTCAGTAAACAACTAGACTCCAACTCAATTTGGTACAAAGTACGAGAATCTTTGATTAAAAGTTATGGTCAAGCTATCGATAAATCATGGTTTAGTCCATTGAAAGTTGCAAATGAAGATAATGTTAATAAAAAAATATTCATTAAAGCAAAAACAGAATTTGAAGATAGTTACATCAGAGGGAATTATCTGAAAGATTTTGAGTACGCTTTTAAAGCTCAAGGGTTTTCTTTTGAGTTAGTTAAGTTCGAATAA
- a CDS encoding IS5-like element ISOt6 family transposase (programmed frameshift), which produces MKLDQIKELKDEKFRRLTVVRKGTFSKMVDILRKADGVKKSKGGRKNKLNLEEQLLMALEYLREYRTYFHIGQNYGISESSAYKAVKWVEDTLVKHPNFALPGRKALMNSDMNYEVVLIDATESPIERPKKKQKFYYSGKKKRHTLKTQIVVDKKTHQVICTDFSNGKKHDFRLFKESKILIHPKIKAITDIGYQGIQKIHNNSALPKKKSKKNPLTKNDKKNNRRLAGERVVNENVIGMLKRFKIIADKYRNRRKRFGLRFNLISGIYNFELP; this is translated from the exons ATGAAATTAGATCAGATTAAAGAGTTAAAGGATGAAAAATTTCGTCGATTAACAGTAGTAAGGAAGGGAACATTCTCAAAGATGGTGGATATTTTGAGGAAAGCTGATGGTGTTAAGAAATCAAAAGGAGGGCGTAAAAATAAGCTCAATTTGGAGGAACAGTTATTGATGGCCTTAGAATACCTTAGAGAATACCGTACTTATTTTCATATAGGTCAGAACTATGGGATTAGTGAAAGTTCAGCATATAAAGCTGTAAAATGGGTAGAAGACACCTTAGTTAAACACCCAAACTTTGCTCTTCCAGGTCGTAAAGCTCTAATGAATAGCGATATGAATTATGAAGTAGTCTTGATTGATGCTACTGAGAGTCCAATAGAAAGACCCA AAAAAAAACAAAAATTCTATTATTCAGGAAAGAAGAAAAGGCATACACTAAAGACTCAAATAGTGGTAGACAAGAAAACACACCAAGTAATATGTACAGATTTTTCTAACGGTAAAAAACATGACTTTAGATTATTTAAGGAATCCAAAATTCTTATCCATCCTAAGATTAAAGCGATTACTGATATAGGATATCAAGGTATACAAAAAATTCACAATAATTCTGCATTACCAAAGAAAAAAAGCAAGAAAAATCCTTTAACTAAAAATGATAAAAAGAATAATCGTAGGTTAGCAGGAGAAAGAGTTGTCAATGAAAACGTTATTGGTATGCTAAAACGGTTCAAAATTATTGCTGACAAATATCGAAATAGACGTAAAAGATTCGGTCTTAGATTTAATTTGATCTCTGGCATTTATAATTTTGAACTACCTTAA
- a CDS encoding tetratricopeptide repeat protein yields the protein MLADKYFNKGNSFFQLRKYQKAIKNFDIAIKCNPDCIEAYINKGMALKALWQHQKAIETFDTTI from the coding sequence ATGCTAGCAGACAAATATTTTAATAAAGGGAATTCATTTTTTCAGTTAAGAAAATATCAAAAAGCAATAAAGAATTTTGATATAGCTATTAAGTGTAATCCAGATTGTATAGAAGCTTATATTAATAAAGGAATGGCTTTAAAGGCATTATGGCAACATCAAAAAGCAATAGAAACTTTTGATACTACTATTTGA
- the ndk gene encoding nucleoside-diphosphate kinase, whose protein sequence is MNMEYTLSILKPDVIKRNIIGKVNTYIENSGLKIIAQKTLLLTKVQAENFYIIHKDRAYYQSLVQNMTSGPVVVQVLYGLNAVKKYREIIGATNPCDAKKGTIRGDIAKSIDENTVHGSDSLENADIEIKFFFALIEYAYL, encoded by the coding sequence ATGAACATGGAATACACTCTTTCAATTTTAAAACCAGATGTGATTAAAAGAAACATCATTGGAAAAGTTAACACCTACATAGAAAATTCTGGACTAAAAATTATAGCTCAAAAAACTCTTTTGCTTACTAAAGTACAAGCAGAAAATTTTTACATAATACATAAGGATAGAGCATATTATCAAAGTTTAGTGCAAAATATGACGTCTGGTCCAGTAGTAGTACAAGTATTATATGGCCTAAATGCTGTAAAAAAATACAGAGAAATCATAGGGGCTACTAATCCATGCGATGCTAAAAAAGGAACAATCAGAGGAGACATCGCAAAAAGTATCGATGAAAATACAGTTCATGGGTCTGATAGCTTAGAAAATGCTGATATAGAAATAAAATTTTTCTTTGCCTTGATTGAATATGCATATCTTTAA
- a CDS encoding DnaA N-terminal domain-containing protein has protein sequence MDSNSTWYKVRKYILQHYKYEQVIDKIWFSKLKVVNEDNVNKKIFIKAKTEFEDSYIRGNYLKDFEYAFKAQGFSFELVKFE, from the coding sequence TTGGACTCCAACTCAACTTGGTACAAAGTACGAAAATACATACTTCAACATTACAAATATGAGCAAGTTATTGATAAAATATGGTTTAGTAAATTAAAAGTTGTAAATGAAGATAATGTTAATAAAAAAATATTCATTAAAGCAAAAACAGAATTTGAAGATAGTTACATCAGAGGGAATTATCTGAAAGATTTTGAGTACGCTTTTAAAGCTCAAGGGTTTTCTTTTGAGTTAGTTAAGTTCGAATAA